A DNA window from Halomicrobium mukohataei DSM 12286 contains the following coding sequences:
- a CDS encoding VOC family protein, whose translation MGLTLDHTMIRVEDLDESLDWYTTHLGYEEKGRWEAETFTNVFLGPEDVHEDGALLELTYNHDGRTYEMGDAWGHIAVRVGDVTEAYHELMDEGVEDYRPPEENPGYAFVKDPDGHEIEIVERDHGARYSLDHTMLRVEDADAAIGWYARKLGFEPAGRWEADTFANYFMADPDAAQEAMTVELTYNYDGRTYEMGDAWGHIAARADDLEDAWESLMVREAEEYRDPESCDYNYAFTKDADGHEVEIVTS comes from the coding sequence ATGGGACTGACCCTCGACCACACGATGATCCGCGTCGAAGATCTCGACGAATCGCTCGACTGGTACACCACACACCTCGGTTACGAGGAGAAGGGTCGCTGGGAGGCCGAGACGTTCACCAACGTCTTCCTCGGTCCCGAGGACGTACACGAGGACGGTGCCCTGCTGGAACTCACGTACAACCACGACGGGCGCACGTACGAAATGGGCGACGCCTGGGGTCACATCGCGGTCCGCGTCGGGGACGTGACCGAGGCCTACCACGAGCTGATGGACGAGGGCGTCGAAGACTACCGCCCGCCCGAGGAAAACCCCGGCTACGCCTTCGTGAAAGACCCCGACGGCCACGAGATCGAGATCGTCGAACGCGACCACGGCGCACGCTACAGCCTCGATCACACGATGCTCCGCGTTGAGGACGCCGACGCTGCGATCGGCTGGTACGCCCGCAAGCTGGGCTTCGAGCCCGCCGGGCGCTGGGAGGCCGACACCTTCGCGAACTACTTCATGGCCGACCCCGACGCCGCCCAGGAGGCGATGACCGTCGAACTCACGTACAACTACGACGGGCGCACGTACGAGATGGGCGACGCGTGGGGCCACATCGCAGCCCGCGCCGACGACCTCGAAGACGCGTGGGAGTCGCTGATGGTTCGTGAAGCCGAGGAGTACCGCGACCCCGAATCCTGTGACTACAACTACGCGTTCACGAAAGACGCCGACGGCCACGAAGTCGAGATCGTCACGTCGTAA
- a CDS encoding winged helix-turn-helix domain-containing protein, which translates to MPVFLEDHDAEIDLRPGTTKSDIVAHLYRNPEWGYAPREIADALEIPRGTATATLKRLYDEGFVGKTDDGYYHALGERADVRRYVSSLGQANRLFGHHRDADAEPEQPQRQIGDGRTDEELEAELEALEDDPGVNE; encoded by the coding sequence ATGCCCGTATTCCTCGAAGATCACGACGCCGAGATCGACCTCCGGCCGGGGACCACGAAGTCAGACATCGTGGCACACCTCTATCGAAACCCCGAATGGGGATATGCCCCACGAGAGATCGCGGACGCGCTGGAGATCCCTCGCGGTACCGCTACGGCCACGCTCAAGCGTCTCTACGACGAGGGCTTCGTCGGAAAGACCGACGACGGGTACTATCACGCACTCGGCGAACGGGCCGACGTTCGGCGGTACGTCTCCAGCCTCGGTCAGGCGAATCGGCTGTTCGGTCATCATCGTGATGCGGACGCCGAGCCCGAGCAACCCCAGCGACAGATCGGCGACGGTCGTACCGACGAGGAGCTCGAAGCAGAGCTCGAAGCACTCGAAGACGACCCTGGCGTGAATGAGTAA